Proteins encoded by one window of Cupriavidus sp. EM10:
- a CDS encoding YifB family Mg chelatase-like AAA ATPase, with protein sequence MSLAVLRSRALNGIDAPPVSVEIHLANGLPAFNIVGLADTEVRESRERVRAALLNSDFEFPNRRITVNLAPADLPKESGRFDLAIALGILAAGGQLPAEGLDAFEFAGELSLAGDLRPVRGALAMAMGLARDNRARMAAGERPRAFIVAMENGPEAALVEDLAVHAGATLREICHHVGLLPEQALGRARPPRRGADAGDAPDMRDVRGQLQARRAMEVAAAGQHSVLLVGPPGTGKSMLAQRFPGLLPPMTESEALDAAAVLSLTPGGFQPSQWGRRPFRSPHHTASGPAMVGGGGNPRPGEISLAHHGVLFLDELPEFERRVLEVLREPLETGHITISRAAAQVDFPARFQFIAAMNPCPCGYLGHPTRMCRCTPDQVQRYQSRISGPLLDRVDLQIEVPAQGQKEVLDGPPGEPSEAVRARAVAARDRQLARQGTPNSELSGRAIDTHCPLDTAAQALLRGAMEKLGWSARAYFRVLKVARTIADLDGAEVLSAGHVAEAIQYRRVLRTG encoded by the coding sequence ATGAGCCTCGCAGTCCTGCGCAGCCGCGCCCTGAACGGCATCGACGCGCCGCCCGTGTCGGTGGAGATCCATCTGGCCAATGGCCTGCCGGCTTTCAACATCGTCGGGCTGGCCGATACCGAAGTCCGCGAAAGCCGCGAGCGCGTGCGGGCGGCACTGCTCAACAGCGATTTCGAGTTCCCGAACCGGCGCATCACGGTCAACCTGGCGCCCGCCGACCTGCCAAAGGAGTCGGGACGCTTCGACCTGGCCATCGCGCTGGGCATCCTGGCGGCGGGCGGCCAGTTGCCGGCGGAGGGGCTGGATGCCTTCGAGTTCGCGGGCGAGCTGTCGCTGGCCGGCGACCTTCGCCCGGTGCGCGGCGCCCTGGCCATGGCGATGGGCCTGGCGCGGGACAACCGCGCGCGGATGGCCGCCGGCGAGCGCCCACGCGCGTTCATCGTCGCCATGGAAAACGGCCCGGAAGCCGCGCTGGTGGAAGATCTGGCGGTCCATGCCGGCGCCACGCTGCGCGAGATATGCCACCACGTGGGGCTGTTGCCGGAACAGGCGTTGGGTAGAGCCCGGCCGCCACGGCGGGGGGCCGACGCCGGCGACGCACCGGACATGCGCGACGTGCGCGGCCAACTGCAGGCGCGCCGCGCCATGGAGGTAGCCGCGGCGGGCCAGCATTCAGTACTGCTGGTGGGCCCGCCCGGCACTGGCAAATCAATGCTCGCCCAGCGCTTTCCCGGGCTGCTGCCGCCGATGACCGAGTCCGAAGCGCTCGACGCCGCCGCCGTGCTAAGCCTGACACCGGGCGGGTTCCAGCCATCGCAATGGGGCCGACGGCCGTTTCGCAGCCCGCACCACACCGCCAGCGGGCCGGCCATGGTGGGCGGCGGCGGCAATCCGCGACCGGGAGAAATCTCGCTGGCCCACCACGGCGTGCTGTTTCTGGACGAATTGCCAGAGTTCGAGCGCCGCGTGCTGGAAGTCCTGCGCGAGCCGCTGGAAACCGGCCACATCACGATTTCACGCGCGGCGGCGCAGGTCGACTTTCCGGCGCGCTTCCAGTTCATCGCGGCGATGAACCCGTGCCCGTGCGGCTACCTGGGCCATCCCACGCGCATGTGCCGCTGCACGCCGGACCAGGTCCAGCGCTACCAGTCGCGCATCTCCGGCCCGCTGCTGGATCGCGTGGATCTGCAGATCGAGGTACCCGCCCAGGGCCAGAAAGAGGTGCTCGACGGCCCGCCCGGCGAGCCCAGCGAAGCGGTCCGCGCCCGCGCGGTGGCCGCCCGCGACCGCCAGCTTGCGCGGCAGGGCACGCCCAACAGCGAACTGTCCGGCCGCGCCATCGACACCCACTGCCCCCTGGACACCGCCGCCCAGGCATTGCTGCGCGGCGCGATGGAAAAACTGGGCTGGTCGGCTCGCGCCTACTTCCGCGTGCTGAAGGTAGCCCGCACCATCGCGGACCTGGACGGCGCCGAAGTGCTGAGCGCCGGGCATGTGGCCGAGGCGATCCAGTATCGGCGGGTGTTGCGGACGGGGTGA
- a CDS encoding YEATS-associated helix-containing protein yields MTTFPAFEWFSDLWWWIVFATILLSGISGGIARFMQWRSRAEEPGWMGCAIMGVAAAFLVPMFLNSISSALIAQTRDQPEKLFVLIGFCIAAAYFAQQFMDSVGRKALRMSREAKALAETAQRTARSATDHAHRANNRAVAMWKVMQLVDSERFEDALEAADRVLATDADHAGCLAWRAYCLKRLDRPTEAVAAIDRALALEGTEIFSWLFNAACYRALAGVPFTQIKPLLLRAWHCASATQRDWLIAALKTEVDFQSLREDPEFSALVSTFERRTS; encoded by the coding sequence ATGACGACTTTTCCCGCATTCGAATGGTTTTCCGACCTCTGGTGGTGGATCGTGTTCGCGACAATCCTGCTCTCGGGCATCAGCGGTGGCATTGCGAGGTTCATGCAATGGCGCTCACGGGCCGAGGAACCCGGCTGGATGGGCTGCGCGATTATGGGTGTCGCGGCCGCTTTTCTTGTACCCATGTTCCTGAACTCAATTTCAAGCGCACTGATTGCGCAAACACGAGATCAGCCGGAAAAACTCTTCGTACTGATCGGCTTCTGCATCGCCGCAGCCTATTTCGCGCAGCAGTTCATGGATTCCGTGGGCCGCAAAGCGCTCAGAATGTCGCGCGAGGCCAAGGCCCTTGCAGAGACGGCTCAACGCACCGCGCGAAGCGCGACGGACCACGCCCATCGGGCGAACAATCGTGCTGTTGCCATGTGGAAAGTGATGCAGCTGGTCGATAGCGAACGCTTTGAGGACGCGCTCGAGGCAGCAGACCGGGTCTTGGCCACTGATGCCGATCACGCCGGGTGCCTGGCATGGCGCGCCTATTGCCTCAAGCGGCTAGACCGCCCCACGGAAGCGGTCGCTGCGATCGACCGTGCCCTCGCCTTGGAGGGCACAGAAATATTCAGCTGGCTATTCAACGCAGCGTGTTACCGGGCGCTCGCTGGCGTTCCCTTTACCCAGATCAAACCCCTGCTGCTGCGGGCGTGGCACTGTGCCTCCGCAACCCAGCGTGATTGGCTTATCGCCGCACTCAAGACCGAAGTCGATTTCCAGTCCCTGCGCGAAGACCCGGAGTTTTCAGCGCTTGTCTCAACATTCGAAAGGAGAACGTCATGA
- a CDS encoding P-II family nitrogen regulator: MKLIIAVIKPFKLDEVREALSDVGVSGITVTEVKGFGRQKGHTELYRGAEYIVDFLPKVKIEVAVPDDVVERAIEAIEKSARTGKIGDGKIFVAPVEQVIRIRTGETGGDAL, from the coding sequence ATGAAACTGATCATTGCAGTCATCAAGCCGTTCAAGCTCGACGAGGTGCGCGAGGCGCTATCGGACGTGGGCGTGTCGGGCATCACGGTCACCGAGGTCAAGGGCTTCGGCCGCCAGAAGGGCCATACCGAGCTGTATCGCGGCGCCGAGTACATCGTCGACTTCCTGCCCAAGGTGAAGATCGAGGTGGCGGTGCCGGACGATGTGGTGGAGCGCGCCATCGAGGCCATCGAGAAGTCGGCCCGCACCGGCAAGATCGGCGACGGCAAGATCTTTGTCGCCCCGGTTGAACAGGTCATCCGCATCCGCACCGGCGAGACCGGCGGCGACGCGCTGTGA
- a CDS encoding accessory factor UbiK family protein — MKPTDLFNDLQQKVSEALRNSPAKDIEKNVRSMMTQGFARLDLVTREEFDVQSQVLARTRARLEELEARVAALEARAGVNPPPSTGV, encoded by the coding sequence ATGAAACCGACCGATCTCTTCAACGACCTGCAGCAGAAGGTCAGCGAGGCGCTGCGCAATTCGCCGGCCAAGGACATCGAGAAAAACGTGCGCAGCATGATGACCCAGGGCTTTGCGCGCCTGGATCTGGTCACGCGCGAGGAGTTCGACGTGCAGTCGCAGGTACTGGCACGCACGCGCGCCCGGCTGGAGGAGCTGGAAGCCCGCGTGGCAGCGCTGGAAGCTCGCGCCGGCGTCAACCCGCCACCTTCGACCGGGGTATGA
- a CDS encoding ammonium transporter, producing the protein MKTWFKRFLTAGAMALALGTAGLGVSTHAVAQDKPAAEASAPAAATAPAAAPAAAAAAPAAAAPAEAAPAAAPAPVPNKGDTAWLLVATAFVILMTLPGLALFYGGLVRSKNMLSVLMQCLVIFSLVAILWAIYGYSFAFTEGNAFFGGTDRLFMKGLNADAVTATFSKGVVIPELVFFAFQCAFACITCGLIIGAFAERAKFSAVLVFVVLWFSFAYIPMAHMVWFWPGPDAYTDAAAATAATAKSGWLFQKGALDYAGGTVVHINAAVAGLVGAFMFGKRIGFGREAIRPHSLTFTMVGASLLWFGWFGFNAGSGLEANGGAALAFVNTLLATCAAVLAWTFGEWIGKGKPSMLGGASGAVAGLVAITPAAGFVGPMGSIVMGLVAGLLCLWGVTGLKRMLGMDDSLDVFGVHGVGGIVGALLTGVFAAPSLGGVGIYDYVANKVADDYSIAGQLWIQFEGVLTTLVWSGVVSLVAYKLVDMLIGLRVPEEEEREGLDITSHGETAYEG; encoded by the coding sequence ATGAAAACCTGGTTCAAGCGATTCCTGACGGCTGGCGCGATGGCGCTGGCGCTCGGCACGGCCGGCCTCGGCGTGTCCACCCATGCCGTGGCGCAGGACAAGCCCGCTGCGGAGGCTTCGGCCCCGGCAGCGGCCACCGCCCCCGCGGCGGCCCCGGCTGCGGCAGCTGCTGCGCCGGCCGCCGCCGCACCGGCCGAAGCGGCGCCCGCTGCCGCGCCGGCACCCGTGCCCAACAAGGGCGACACCGCCTGGCTGCTGGTGGCCACGGCGTTCGTGATCCTGATGACGCTGCCCGGCCTGGCCCTGTTCTACGGCGGCCTGGTGCGGTCGAAGAACATGCTGTCGGTGCTGATGCAGTGCCTGGTGATCTTCTCGCTGGTGGCGATCCTGTGGGCCATCTACGGCTACAGCTTCGCGTTCACCGAGGGCAACGCGTTCTTCGGCGGCACCGACCGGCTGTTCATGAAGGGCCTGAATGCCGATGCCGTGACCGCCACCTTCAGCAAGGGCGTGGTGATCCCTGAACTGGTGTTCTTCGCCTTCCAGTGCGCCTTTGCCTGCATCACCTGCGGCCTGATCATCGGCGCCTTCGCCGAGCGCGCCAAGTTCTCGGCCGTGCTGGTGTTCGTGGTGCTCTGGTTCTCGTTCGCCTACATCCCGATGGCCCACATGGTCTGGTTCTGGCCGGGTCCGGACGCCTACACCGACGCCGCTGCCGCCACCGCTGCCACGGCCAAGTCGGGCTGGCTGTTCCAGAAGGGCGCGCTGGATTACGCCGGCGGTACCGTCGTGCACATCAACGCCGCCGTGGCGGGCCTGGTGGGTGCCTTCATGTTCGGCAAGCGCATCGGCTTCGGCCGCGAGGCGATCCGTCCGCACAGCCTGACGTTCACGATGGTGGGTGCGTCGCTGCTGTGGTTCGGCTGGTTCGGCTTCAACGCCGGTTCGGGCCTGGAAGCCAACGGCGGTGCCGCGCTGGCCTTCGTCAACACGCTGCTGGCCACCTGCGCCGCCGTGCTGGCCTGGACCTTCGGTGAGTGGATCGGCAAGGGCAAGCCGTCAATGCTGGGCGGTGCCTCGGGTGCCGTGGCCGGCCTGGTGGCCATCACCCCGGCCGCCGGCTTCGTCGGTCCGATGGGATCGATCGTGATGGGCCTGGTGGCTGGCCTGCTGTGCCTGTGGGGCGTAACCGGCCTGAAGCGCATGCTGGGCATGGACGATTCGCTGGACGTGTTCGGCGTGCACGGCGTGGGCGGTATCGTCGGCGCGCTGCTGACCGGCGTGTTCGCGGCACCGAGCCTGGGCGGCGTGGGCATCTACGACTACGTGGCCAACAAGGTGGCGGACGACTATTCGATCGCCGGCCAGCTCTGGATCCAGTTCGAGGGCGTGCTGACGACGCTGGTGTGGTCGGGCGTGGTTTCCCTGGTGGCGTACAAGCTGGTGGACATGCTGATTGGCCTGCGCGTGCCGGAAGAGGAAGAGCGCGAGGGCCTGGATATCACTTCGCACGGCGAAACGGCTTATGAAGGCTGA
- a CDS encoding TorF family putative porin encodes MKTSSLAASAAAVLFSLAAPMAFAQTAPDAAAPAAAPAAEPASPHTFSANVSLVSDYRYRGISQTNLRPAIQGGFDYAHESGFYVGNWNSSISWLEDADSSVSAPVEMDFYGGFKNKFAVGGEEFNYDVGVLQYYYPGGYTTTRPYTTELYAGIGWGPVFLKYSHAVTNLFGIDDSKNSYYVDLSANVPLNFWDLTLNAHVGYQGVTHHSDASYTDWKIGLTKDLGKGFAVSVAYVDTNAKESFYTSANRGRYLGKAAAWASITKTF; translated from the coding sequence ATGAAGACGTCGAGCCTCGCAGCCAGCGCCGCTGCGGTCCTGTTCAGCCTGGCAGCCCCGATGGCGTTCGCGCAGACCGCCCCGGACGCCGCCGCGCCGGCAGCCGCACCCGCCGCCGAGCCGGCTTCGCCCCACACATTCAGCGCCAACGTGTCGCTGGTGTCCGACTACCGCTATCGCGGTATCAGCCAGACCAACCTGCGTCCGGCCATCCAGGGCGGGTTCGACTATGCGCACGAGAGCGGCTTCTACGTCGGCAACTGGAACTCGAGCATCAGCTGGCTCGAAGACGCTGATTCGTCGGTCTCCGCGCCCGTGGAAATGGACTTCTACGGCGGCTTCAAGAACAAGTTCGCCGTGGGCGGCGAGGAATTCAACTACGACGTCGGCGTGCTGCAGTACTACTACCCGGGCGGCTACACCACCACGCGCCCGTACACGACCGAACTCTACGCCGGCATCGGCTGGGGCCCGGTGTTCCTGAAGTACTCGCACGCCGTGACCAACCTGTTCGGCATCGACGACAGCAAGAACAGCTACTACGTGGACCTGAGCGCCAACGTGCCGCTGAATTTCTGGGACCTGACGCTGAACGCGCACGTGGGCTACCAGGGCGTGACGCACCACAGCGATGCCTCGTACACCGACTGGAAGATCGGCCTGACCAAGGACCTGGGCAAGGGCTTCGCGGTGTCGGTGGCCTATGTCGATACCAACGCCAAGGAATCGTTCTACACCAGCGCCAACCGCGGCCGGTACCTGGGCAAGGCGGCGGCCTGGGCGTCGATCACCAAGACTTTCTAA